The sequence below is a genomic window from Kitasatospora kifunensis.
GGGCCTGCCGGTGCGGCACATGGACGAACTGGAGTCCATCGTGGAGAGCCAGCAGGTCTCCATCGGTGTGATCACCACCCCGCCGGGCGCCGCCCAGCAGGTCTGCGACCGGCTGGTGGAGGCCGGGGTGACCAGCATCCTCAACTTCGCACCGACCGTGCTGACCGTGCCGGACGGCGTGGACGTGCGCAAGGTGGACCTCTCCATCGAGCTGCAGATCCTGGCCTTCCACGAGCAGCGCAAGGCGGGCGAGGAGCCGGAGGCCGAGGAGGAGCCGGCCCCGAGCCGAGCCCCCGGCCCGGTGCGCGCCGCGGCGGCCAAGCTGCGCCGCGCGGCCGGTGGTGCCAAGGAGACGAAGGACGCGGGCAAGGACGCCAAGGCGGAGCCGCGCGGTGAGAGTGAGCGGTCCGCGGTGATGCCGGCATGAGTCTGCTCGTCGTCGGTCTGAGCCACCGCACCGCACCCGTCACCGTCCTGGAGCGCGCCGCGCTGACCGGGGAGGTCCCCACCCGCCTGCTGCACGACGCGGCGGCCACGGCCACCGTCTCCGAGGCGGCGCTGCTCAACACCTGCAACCGGATCGAGCTCTACGCGGACGTGGACAAGTTCCACGCCGGCGTCGCCGAGCTCTCGCTGCTGCTCGCCGAGCACAGCGGAGTCGACCTGGAGGAGCTGACCGCCCACCTCTACGTCCACTACGAGGACCGGGCCGTGCACCACCTCTTCTCGGTGGCCTGCGGGTTGGACTCGATGGTGGTCGGCGAGGGCCAGATCCTGGGCCAGCTGCGCGACGCGCTGGCCCGCGCCCAGGAGGAGCACACCGCCGGGCGCGGCCTCAACGAGCTGTTCCAGCAGGCCCTTCGGGTCGGCAAGCGCGCGCACAGCGAGACCGGGATCGACAAGGCCGGGCAGTCGCTGGTCACCTTCGGGCTGGAGCGGCTCGCTGTTGGAATAGGGGCAGGAGCGGGCGAGATCGCCGGCAAGCGGGCGCTGGTGGTCGGCGCGGGCTCGATGAGCTCGCTGGCCGCCGCCACCCTCTCCCGGGCCGGCGTCAGCGATCTGGTGATCGCCAACCGCACCCCCGAGCGGGCCGAGCGGCTGGCCGCCACGCTGGGCGCGCGGACCGTTGCGTTCGCCAAGGTGCCGCAGGCGCTGGCCGACGTGGACGTGGTGATCTCCTGCACCGGCTCGGCCGGTGTGGTGATCCGGGCCGCCGACGTGGCCTCGGCGGTGGCCGCCAGGGCCGAACAGGCCCCGCTGGCCTTCCTGGACCTGGCGATGCCGCGCGACGTGGACCACGCGGTGCACGAGCTGCCCGGCGCGCTGCTGGTCGATCTGGAGTCGCTCTCCCAGGTCGACGCGGCGATGCCCGGCACGGGTGACGTGGACGCCGTCAGCACCATCGTCGCCGACGAGGTGGCCGCCTTCGGCGCCGCCCAGCGCGCCGCGCGGATCGCCCCCACCGTGGTGGCGCTGCGCGCGATGGCCTCCGAGGTGGTCGGCGCCGAGCTGGCCCGTCTGGAGGCCCGGCTGCCGGAGTTGGACGCACGCTCGCGCGCCGAGATGGCGCAGACCGTGCGCCGGGTGGTCGACAAGCTGCTGCACGCGCCCACGGTGCGGGTCAAGCAGCTGGCCGCCGAGCCCGGCGGCGCCTCCTACGCGGAGGCGCTGCGCGAGCTGTTCGACCTCGACCCGGGTGCGGTGCACGCCGTGTCGGGTACACCGGTAGGGCCGCAAGCGCAGCCCGCCAGCGGTAGTCTCGCGGGCGGAGCTGCGCGATGAACCATCTTCTCGACCACCAGCACGACCGGGATGATCACGTTATGAATGGTCAACTGAGCACG
It includes:
- a CDS encoding glutamyl-tRNA reductase; this translates as MSLLVVGLSHRTAPVTVLERAALTGEVPTRLLHDAAATATVSEAALLNTCNRIELYADVDKFHAGVAELSLLLAEHSGVDLEELTAHLYVHYEDRAVHHLFSVACGLDSMVVGEGQILGQLRDALARAQEEHTAGRGLNELFQQALRVGKRAHSETGIDKAGQSLVTFGLERLAVGIGAGAGEIAGKRALVVGAGSMSSLAAATLSRAGVSDLVIANRTPERAERLAATLGARTVAFAKVPQALADVDVVISCTGSAGVVIRAADVASAVAARAEQAPLAFLDLAMPRDVDHAVHELPGALLVDLESLSQVDAAMPGTGDVDAVSTIVADEVAAFGAAQRAARIAPTVVALRAMASEVVGAELARLEARLPELDARSRAEMAQTVRRVVDKLLHAPTVRVKQLAAEPGGASYAEALRELFDLDPGAVHAVSGTPVGPQAQPASGSLAGGAAR
- a CDS encoding redox-sensing transcriptional repressor Rex; translation: MRRTPVGRQTRARGIPEATVARLPLYLRALTALSERSVPTVSSEELAAAAGVNSAKLRKDFSYLGSYGTRGVGYDVEYLVYQISRELGLTQDWPVVIVGIGNLGHALANYGGFASRGFRVAALLDADPTVVGSSAAGLPVRHMDELESIVESQQVSIGVITTPPGAAQQVCDRLVEAGVTSILNFAPTVLTVPDGVDVRKVDLSIELQILAFHEQRKAGEEPEAEEEPAPSRAPGPVRAAAAKLRRAAGGAKETKDAGKDAKAEPRGESERSAVMPA